The window TACGATTGTTTCgtttccataagaaataaaaaatcaggtCGATGTTTGGTCCATAAATCCCGGAAATTACCAATGGTGGCCTTGTTACCCaggccttgacaattccaacttactaaaaaacttgaaaattttggGGGTGAAGCCACCCACAATGATCTCCTCCCACCCTTAGGAAAAGGAGAGCATGACAAGAAACACCGATACACCGTTGGACCCTAtgcaataaaaatatacaaaccaGAAATCCCATGAAATTATAAAGATAGTTGTGGGTAATATTTACAGCAGATATAAGAGGAAAGGGCCAAAAACTTTCTGCAAAACTCAACATATGTAAGAAAGCCCAACCACTAGAGGCTACACCACCAAAATAAGAAATCTGTATAGTCGAGTAAATAAAAAACAGGCCAAGGAAGGGCCCATGAACCGATAGCCACCTAAACCTCATATTGAAACATAGACAAACACCGTACAAATCCAAATACCGAAATAAACATAAGAACGAAACGTGAAACCAAAAGAAGGGCCAACAGGTTTTATTTATTACTCGAAAACTTGAAGAACATCGGGTACAACCCAGAAAAATACAAGAGAAAAGCAACAATAACAACCGAAGCATAAGAAGAATACAACCATATGGATCAACCGTTGGTGctttattcaaagaaaacagaaaaagagaaaacaaaaaccacaaagGAGCCCAGACCAAGGCTTGCTCACCACCATGCTGCCCTCTACTTACGATACTGTTGAGAATTGAGTTCTTGATTAAATctgcaacaaagagaaagaagaaatcagtGAGtcgaagaacaaagaaaaagaagcaaagctccgtgaagaagaagaagaagagtcaacGACAAGAAAAAGGTCAACAAGCCTGTGTGTTTTGTCATGGGCTACTAACTTGATTTAGGCCCAAAGAGAAAGATGTTTTTGGTGGTCCATGTGGAAGATGGACTCGACAAGTAGAAGCAAGAGACCAAGGACAAGACAAAGTAGAAAGTTGTGTTGTGACTTAGTCATTTGTTTGGTTAAAGCCTAGCTAAGAGAGTTGTTGTAATAGTAGTGTGGCTTGTGTAAGAAAGCAAACCTATGATGTGTAAGGGTTAGTAACTAGGAGCGTGGTCTAATGTGTAAGAGTCATGATGGTCTTAAGTATGGGAGCATGTGGGAGGTGCAACTAGTAGAAGTAGTATAAGTATGATGTGTGTGTTGTAAGAAAGTATCCTTGAGATCCGAAAATAAAATGTAGACAATTAATGtgtgttctctcttctctcttacaAATCGTTTGTCatatgaaaagaaacaaagaaagaacaagagagtaaagagagagtCTTTATGCTTCTGTTAGAGTAAGAGAAACAGAGCATACAAGTGAGTGTAAGGGAGATGGTGAACCTCTTAAGAAAGACTTAAGAGGAAGATCCTGAAATGTCAACAGTTATCGCTGCGAGATCTGTGACTTCAATGTGGATCTACACTGTGCCAAGTACCCACCACCAGAGGTTCTTGTCATTAAAAAGACGCATCACCACAAGCTCGCCCTTTTCAAAGAACAAATCGAGTTCGTGTGTGGTGCTAAATGTTGGAAGATTGGTACTGGGTTCCCATATAAATGTCATGAATGTGATGTATCCTTCCATGTGAATTGCGTATGGCGTCCATCAGAGTTAAAACCCCAGTCAGAGGTAAACCACTCTTCCCACTCCTCGCACCATCTTAAGCTTAACACAGGTCAACCACCAGACTATTCTGATGGAAAATGTCGTCTTTGCGGAAAAGAGATTGATGAATTATATTATCATTGTTCTTCGTGCAACTTCACCTTGGATATGCATTGTGTTCTAAACCCACCACCAGAAACTTTGCGTGATACGAAAGCTCATGATCACACACTCATTCTTCTCCCAAGACTCGATTCGTTTACATGTAACGCTTGCGGGTTGAAGGGAGATCGAAGCCCTTACTTATGTGTTCAATGTGGTTTCATGATCCACCAAGACTGTCTTGACCTTCCACGCGTCATAAAGACTAATCGTCATGGTCACCGTATCTCTCGCACTTCTGTTCTTGGTGTTGTGAATTCTATTTGTGGAGTTTGCCTCGAGAACATGGATTGGACTTGTGGGGGTTATTCTTGTCAGAGGTGTCCTGGCtattttgttcattctaaaTGTGCTACTAGAAGCGATGTGTGGAATGGGGAAGAACTCGAAGGAGTAcctgaagaaaaagaatatttagATCCATATGTGGTTATAGAAGACAACACAATACAACATTTCAGCCACCAAGAGCATTGGCTTAGGCTCCACGTTAATAGTGTTATATGGGAGGAAGAGAACAAGCGGTGCAGAGCATGCACCCATCCCATCGGTCTCCAATCTTTCTACAGGTGTATTGAATGTGATTTCATTCTACACAAAACCTGCGCTGGATTTCTTAGAAGGAGATGGCATATGTTGGACAATGAACAACTGACTTTAGTTACAAACTAGGACAATATTTTTGAGTGTTATGCTTGTCACAGAATATCCAATGGTTTCAGGTACCAGCATGAGGACAAGGAATTAGATGTCCTATGCGGAACAATTCCTGAGCCATTTTACCATCCAAGTCATCCCCATCATCCATTATATTACATTCCACAAGACGAAGAAGCAAAATGCAATGGTTGCAACGAGTTGGCATCTCCTGTGTTGACGTGCATTGAAAACGACTGTGGATTTTTCTTGGATTTCAAATGTGCCACTTTACCACTTTTGGTAAAACATAGCATTGATAACGATCATCCTTTCTCACTATATTATGGCAAAGAGGCAAGTGGTAAACACTGGTGTGACATTTGTCGAAAAGAAACCAATATAGAAACATGGTTCTACACATGTaaagatcaccaagatagtTTGCATATAGATTGTATGGTGGGAGACTTTTCAGGGCTCATGCCAACAACCACAATAGAGGTTTTAAGCAGATCATTTAAGGTGGCTCTCAATAATGGTGTCACTCGCCCATTTTGTAGATGGTGTAAGTCACGTTGTATGTATCCTTTCATGCTCAAGATGCTTGGAACCTCAGATTCATACGTTTGCTCTGCTGGTTGCCTATTTAACGTGCTAGTTCCCACCAGGCGAAGGGGATCGATAAAGAATGTGTGTTAAATATATTGCTTTGGTTCATTTGTATTTCTTgtgaactctttttttcttttcttgtgaatgtacttttgtttttcaaaatgtgTGTTCTGATctttattatatttctattatGACATGATTTTCacatacaatattttctttttaatggaattatgtaaaatcattaataaaattaagattctCCGTACTCTAgaatttataattgtttttattttaacatcataGTATATGTTGTAATATTTGTGGAAtgctacaaaataaaaacaacttgCAAACATAATGtatactttatatatactagaaagtCGACCGGTGCCTTGCCGCGcggaaaagtgaaaactttaaataatttacattGATAAATCATGTTTTAGAGTAGAGCTGCACAAGAAAATCCGCATCAGTAGATCTTCCATAAAATCCAATCGAATGCTTTTTTCTAATGCATCGCCTACCTGAATCTGATCAGGTATACCCAAACATCCGAACTTATACATCCTTAATTGTAACACTAATTCCTGATCTTATAaacctcttttctttcttttgtaacaCTTGATTCTCTAATAGTAACTCTACTTGAACTTAGTGTTTTAGTGTTtgcaatggtttttttttttttttctttcagtttgaattgatataatattgtttttttattaatgattacATTCACTTTATTTAGTTTGGTACGTTATTAACAATTtggattgatttatttttttcattgaatTCGGATTGATCTcagatttttttactttggtacggattaaaaaaatataccaaatgTGATgcaaatccaaaatatatttcaaggTTTTGAGTATAATCCAAGAATATTCAATTCCAGTGAGTGTTTAACCGCGACTCGAAAGCTAAATATACCAGAGCGGATGCTACGTTTCCAAACGGAAAACTCGAACCCAAAATATTTTTCCCAAACTCAATTGCCCATTTGTATATTGGGGGATAAAAAAGTCCTTTGAAGGTTAAAattgacaaatattttttcattagcTTTAGTTTTTTCCGATATATCAAATTTTGAGTGCTGACGATGTTGcaataaaaatgataatcaTAGCGGGAAATAGAAAGATTTAAGAGAGGACAACATATGCTATAT is drawn from Camelina sativa cultivar DH55 chromosome 8, Cs, whole genome shotgun sequence and contains these coding sequences:
- the LOC104709579 gene encoding uncharacterized protein LOC104709579, with product EVLVIKKTHHHKLALFKEQIEFVCGAKCWKIGTGFPYKCHECDVSFHVNCVWRPSELKPQSEVNHSSHSSHHLKLNTGQPPDYSDGKCRLCGKEIDELYYHCSSCNFTLDMHCVLNPPPETLRDTKAHDHTLILLPRLDSFTCNACGLKGDRSPYLCVQCGFMIHQDCLDLPRVIKTNRHGHRISRTSVLGVVNSICGVCLENMDWTCGGYSCQRCPGYFVHSKCATRSDVWNGEELEGVPEEKEYLDPYVVIEDNTIQHFSHQEHWLRLHVNSVIWEEENKRWCKSRCMYPFMLKMLGTSDSYVCSAGCLFNVLVPTRRRGSIKNVC